The following coding sequences lie in one Halarcobacter mediterraneus genomic window:
- a CDS encoding Na/Pi symporter, with product MESTLQKNNSVALSQNWLHWILIAILIYGLLVAVSTIGSGFKLAAGEQAKELFAFASNPITALVIGVVATALIQSSSTVTSIIVGLVAGGLPVEMAIPMVMGANIGTTITNTIVSIGMVKASDEFKRAFSAATIHDFFNLLSVIIFLPLEIMFGFLEKLGAYFSSLLVGGDSMSIKGFNFIKPIVKPATSTIENIFQSIGFGSTTVGVLMIIFGIALIFLVITYIGKLLKVLMVGKAKDILHKAVGRGPISGITSGTAITVLVQSSSTTTSLIVPLAGSGVFSLRQIYPFTLGANIGTTITAILAATAVGGPLAIFALQIALIHFIYNLLGVVFIYGIPFLREIPIKLAEALASLAVKRKIYIVLYVLTVFFILPALLIAFT from the coding sequence TTGGAATCAACATTACAAAAAAACAATAGTGTAGCCTTATCACAAAATTGGTTACATTGGATACTTATAGCTATATTAATTTATGGTTTATTAGTTGCTGTTAGTACAATAGGAAGTGGATTTAAACTAGCAGCAGGTGAACAGGCAAAAGAGTTATTTGCCTTTGCAAGTAATCCTATAACAGCATTAGTTATTGGAGTTGTTGCTACAGCACTTATTCAATCATCAAGTACGGTAACTTCAATAATTGTTGGACTTGTAGCAGGAGGATTACCTGTTGAAATGGCAATTCCTATGGTAATGGGAGCAAATATAGGGACAACAATAACTAATACAATTGTTAGTATTGGTATGGTTAAAGCTAGTGATGAATTTAAAAGAGCTTTTTCTGCTGCAACAATTCATGATTTTTTTAATCTCTTAAGTGTAATTATATTTTTACCTTTAGAAATTATGTTTGGTTTTTTAGAAAAACTAGGAGCATATTTTTCTTCACTTTTAGTTGGTGGAGACTCTATGAGTATAAAAGGTTTTAATTTTATTAAACCAATTGTAAAACCAGCAACTTCAACTATAGAAAACATATTTCAAAGTATAGGTTTTGGAAGTACTACTGTTGGAGTTTTAATGATAATTTTTGGAATTGCATTAATTTTTTTGGTAATTACATATATTGGAAAATTATTAAAGGTTCTTATGGTTGGTAAGGCAAAAGATATTTTACATAAAGCTGTAGGAAGAGGTCCTATCTCTGGAATTACTTCAGGAACTGCAATAACCGTATTAGTTCAATCTTCTTCTACAACAACAAGTTTAATTGTTCCTTTAGCTGGTAGTGGAGTTTTTTCTTTACGACAAATTTACCCTTTTACTTTAGGTGCAAATATAGGAACAACAATTACTGCAATTTTAGCAGCAACTGCAGTAGGCGGTCCTCTTGCCATTTTTGCTTTACAAATTGCGTTAATTCATTTTATTTACAATCTTTTAGGTGTTGTATTTATATATGGGATTCCTTTTTTAAGAGAAATACCAATTAAATTAGCTGAAGCTTTAGCTTCTTTAGCAGTAAAAAGAAAAATATATATTGTACTTTATGTTCTTACTGTATTTTTTATTCTTCCTGCATTATTAATTGCATTTACATAG
- a CDS encoding tRNA threonylcarbamoyladenosine dehydratase, with the protein MQQYDRSIKLFGEENFKKIQKAKIILLGVGGVGSFALDSLYNTGLTNITIVDFDTYEESNMNRQLGSHGNIGKIKVDALKEKYPKVQAIHVKITPEWIDNFDFSSYDYILDAIDDIKPKVHLIQKHFTKIISTSGGAKRFDPSKIEYKSIWETYNDPFIRKVRTELKKRGFKKKFKVIFSGESPNCIEKGSFEAVTGSFGFMMAAVTINKLLKRKH; encoded by the coding sequence ATGCAACAATATGATAGATCAATAAAACTTTTTGGTGAAGAGAACTTTAAAAAAATACAAAAAGCTAAAATAATACTTCTTGGGGTAGGAGGAGTTGGAAGTTTTGCTTTAGATTCTTTATATAATACAGGACTAACAAATATAACTATAGTAGATTTTGATACTTATGAAGAATCAAATATGAATAGACAGTTAGGAAGTCATGGAAATATTGGAAAAATAAAAGTTGATGCTTTAAAAGAAAAGTACCCAAAAGTACAAGCAATTCATGTAAAAATAACACCCGAATGGATTGATAATTTTGACTTTTCATCATATGATTATATTTTAGATGCAATTGATGATATAAAACCAAAAGTACATTTAATTCAAAAACATTTTACAAAAATTATTAGTACTAGTGGAGGTGCCAAAAGATTTGACCCAAGTAAAATTGAGTATAAATCAATATGGGAAACATATAATGATCCATTTATTAGAAAAGTTAGAACAGAATTAAAAAAAAGAGGTTTTAAAAAGAAGTTTAAAGTTATTTTCTCTGGAGAAAGCCCAAATTGTATTGAAAAAGGAAGTTTTGAAGCAGTTACTGGTTCATTTGGATTTATGATGGCTGCTGTTACTATAAATAAGTTACTAAAAAGAAAGCACTAA
- a CDS encoding chemotaxis protein CheV: MSGINSVEQMTQGHLRNVQQLAVFYTGHNNIYAINIAKVKAFVIAEEVTINDTPSNSDVVAGIATIRGEPVTLINLDAWLGIPKLDIKEYKLIIYCEFNHKKVGFLIRDMLDIVEKTTDELRHTEETNSKVTYTTYVKVHDKDELCTVFNAEQLLQDLGWVDDGEETLNKYVESKFQTEKLVLAAEDSGVAREVLTRFFKKAGIHYEIYNNGALLLERIEEMDPEDIALIITDIEMPETDGFQVASFIKQNSKYDHIPVIVNSSMTTDAVKNKMNNIGVDGFIGKTDIQALYETARKYLS, translated from the coding sequence ATGAGTGGTATTAATAGTGTTGAGCAAATGACACAAGGACATTTAAGAAATGTACAGCAACTTGCTGTATTTTATACTGGTCATAATAATATTTATGCAATTAATATTGCAAAAGTTAAAGCATTTGTTATTGCAGAAGAAGTAACAATAAATGATACTCCTTCAAATAGTGATGTTGTTGCAGGAATTGCAACTATTAGAGGAGAACCTGTTACATTAATAAACCTTGATGCTTGGCTTGGTATACCAAAATTAGATATAAAAGAGTATAAGCTTATTATTTATTGTGAATTTAATCACAAAAAAGTAGGTTTTTTAATAAGAGATATGCTTGATATTGTAGAAAAAACTACAGATGAATTAAGACATACAGAAGAAACAAATTCTAAAGTTACTTATACTACTTATGTAAAAGTACATGATAAAGATGAGTTATGTACAGTATTTAATGCAGAACAACTTCTTCAAGACTTAGGTTGGGTTGATGATGGAGAAGAAACACTAAATAAATATGTAGAGTCTAAATTTCAAACAGAAAAACTTGTTTTAGCAGCAGAAGACTCTGGAGTTGCAAGAGAAGTTTTAACTAGATTCTTTAAAAAAGCAGGTATTCATTATGAAATTTATAATAATGGTGCACTATTATTAGAAAGAATTGAAGAGATGGATCCAGAAGATATTGCATTAATCATTACAGATATAGAAATGCCTGAAACTGATGGTTTTCAAGTGGCTTCATTTATAAAACAAAATAGTAAATATGACCATATTCCTGTAATTGTAAACTCATCAATGACTACAGATGCAGTAAAAAATAAAATGAATAATATTGGAGTTGATGGCTTTATTGGAAAAACAGATATCCAAGCCTTATATGAAACTGCAAGAAAATATTTATCTTAA
- a CDS encoding iron-sulfur cluster assembly scaffold protein, with the protein MAKNDLISGSIWDEYSNQVIRRMDDPTHQGEITEERAKELGGKLIIADFGAESCGDAVRLYWCIEEGTNKILESKFKSFGCGTAIASSDAMAELCEGKTVDEAVKITNIDVEKALRDDPNTPAVPPQKMHCSVMAYDVIKKAAATYKGVDMESFETEVIICECARVTLGTIQEVIKLNDLKSVEEITDYTKAGAFCKSCIKPGGHEEKDIYLVDILNDVRAEMEQEKLKEAADASAAGQSTFDKMTIVQRIKVIDEVLDSEIRPMLMMDGGNMEIIDIKENIPFYDLYIRYLGACNGCASGDTGTLYAIESVLKQKVDENIRVLPI; encoded by the coding sequence ATGGCAAAAAATGATTTAATAAGCGGTTCAATTTGGGATGAATACTCAAATCAAGTTATTAGAAGAATGGATGACCCAACTCATCAAGGTGAGATTACTGAAGAAAGAGCAAAAGAGTTAGGTGGAAAACTAATTATTGCTGACTTTGGTGCAGAATCATGTGGTGATGCAGTAAGACTTTATTGGTGTATTGAAGAAGGTACAAATAAGATTTTAGAATCAAAATTTAAATCTTTTGGTTGCGGTACTGCAATTGCTTCTTCTGATGCTATGGCTGAATTATGTGAAGGTAAAACAGTTGATGAGGCTGTTAAAATTACAAATATTGATGTTGAAAAAGCTTTAAGAGATGACCCTAATACTCCAGCTGTTCCTCCTCAAAAAATGCACTGTTCTGTAATGGCTTATGATGTTATTAAAAAAGCTGCTGCTACATATAAAGGTGTAGATATGGAGTCTTTTGAAACAGAAGTAATTATTTGTGAGTGTGCAAGGGTAACTTTAGGAACTATTCAAGAAGTAATTAAATTAAATGATTTAAAATCTGTTGAAGAAATCACTGATTATACAAAAGCAGGAGCATTCTGTAAGTCATGTATCAAGCCAGGTGGTCATGAAGAAAAAGACATCTACCTAGTTGATATATTAAATGATGTAAGGGCAGAAATGGAACAAGAAAAATTAAAAGAAGCTGCTGATGCAAGTGCAGCGGGTCAATCAACTTTTGATAAAATGACTATAGTTCAAAGAATTAAAGTAATAGATGAAGTATTAGATAGTGAAATTAGACCAATGTTAATGATGGATGGTGGAAATATGGAAATCATTGATATTAAAGAAAATATTCCTTTCTATGATTTATATATTAGATACTTAGGTGCTTGTAATGGTTGTGCATCAGGTGATACAGGAACTTTATATGCTATTGAATCTGTACTTAAGCAAAAAGTTGATGAAAATATTAGAGTATTACCAATCTAA
- the argH gene encoding argininosuccinate lyase, with product MSNQNNQILKNTNAQILDEFNASIMFDKELYSQDIRGSIAHSQMLCEQGILTKEEQEAIEKGLLQVKEEIESGDFKFTLATEDIHMAVESRLTEIIGEPGKKLHTARSRNDQVATDFRLYVQEKSLSIKAQLKELIETFVNVASKHTETLIPGMTHLQHAQPLNFGYHMLAYANMFKRDFERFESSYERNNYSPLGSAALAGTPHNINRKSTSDKLGFYEPTNHAMDTVSDRDFALEILFNISTSMMHISRISEELITWSSYEFQFVRMSDEYATTSSIMPQKKNPDVPELLRGKTGRVYGNLISLLTVMKGLPLAYNKDTQEDKEGVFDSVKTIEISLSILNEVIKTMIVNKDKMQAACKVGHLSATDLADFLVQNQNMPFRTAYYITKDVVSHANSLNKDISELTIDEIKEANEDLKNVSEDIVMYLDLRNSMNARTSLGGTSTKQTQKQIENFKKWLKDN from the coding sequence ATGTCAAATCAAAATAATCAAATACTTAAAAATACAAATGCACAAATTTTAGATGAGTTTAATGCTTCAATTATGTTTGATAAGGAGTTATATTCTCAAGATATTAGAGGTAGTATTGCTCATTCACAAATGCTTTGTGAACAAGGAATTTTAACAAAAGAAGAACAAGAAGCTATTGAAAAAGGTTTATTACAAGTAAAAGAAGAAATAGAATCTGGAGATTTCAAGTTTACACTTGCTACTGAAGATATTCATATGGCTGTTGAGTCAAGGCTTACTGAGATTATAGGTGAACCTGGGAAAAAACTTCATACTGCAAGAAGTAGAAATGACCAAGTTGCAACTGACTTTAGACTTTATGTTCAAGAAAAATCTTTATCTATTAAAGCTCAACTAAAAGAGTTAATAGAAACTTTTGTAAATGTTGCAAGTAAACATACTGAAACTCTAATTCCTGGAATGACACATTTACAACATGCTCAACCATTAAATTTTGGTTATCATATGCTTGCTTATGCAAATATGTTTAAAAGAGATTTTGAAAGATTTGAAAGTTCTTATGAAAGAAACAATTACTCTCCTTTAGGAAGTGCAGCATTAGCTGGAACACCTCATAATATAAATAGAAAATCAACTAGTGATAAGTTAGGTTTTTATGAGCCTACGAATCATGCAATGGATACTGTGTCTGATAGAGATTTTGCTTTAGAAATATTATTTAATATTTCTACTTCAATGATGCATATTTCAAGAATTTCTGAAGAGTTAATTACTTGGTCTTCTTATGAGTTCCAATTTGTTAGAATGTCTGATGAATATGCTACAACAAGTTCTATCATGCCTCAAAAGAAAAATCCTGATGTACCTGAATTATTAAGGGGAAAAACTGGACGTGTTTATGGAAACTTAATTTCGCTTTTAACAGTGATGAAAGGTTTACCTTTAGCTTATAATAAAGATACACAAGAAGATAAAGAGGGTGTTTTTGATTCAGTTAAGACTATTGAAATTTCTTTATCTATTTTAAATGAAGTAATTAAAACAATGATTGTTAATAAAGATAAAATGCAGGCAGCTTGTAAAGTAGGACATTTAAGTGCTACTGATTTAGCAGACTTTCTAGTGCAAAATCAAAATATGCCTTTTAGAACAGCTTATTATATTACAAAAGATGTTGTATCACATGCAAACTCTTTAAATAAAGATATTAGTGAACTTACAATTGATGAAATAAAAGAAGCAAATGAAGATTTGAAAAATGTAAGTGAAGATATTGTTATGTATTTAGATTTAAGAAACTCAATGAATGCAAGAACTTCTCTTGGTGGAACATCAACAAAACAAACCCAAAAACAAATTGAAAATTTTAAAAAGTGGTTAAAAGATAATTAA
- the uvrB gene encoding excinuclease ABC subunit UvrB, with product MTKFKVNSEYKPAGDQPVAIDKISKSILDGNKYTTLEGVTGSGKTYTMAKVIEKTQRPTLIMTHNKTLAAQLYSEFKQFFPNNHVEYFISYYDYYQPEAYIPRTDLFIEKDSSINSELERLRLSATASLLSFDDVIVIASVSANYGLGNPNEYKAMVQRIEVGFEYSQREFLLKLVEMGYKRNDAFFDRADFRVNGDVIDIFPAYYEDEYIRVEFFGDEVESITKHEYLTNEKTKELEEAIIYSVNPFVVTSENLGRAVKQIEEELDERLDYFTKEDKLVEYQRLKQRVEFDLEMIEGTGMCKGIENYARHLTGLKPGETPYSMMDYFEQIGKDFLLIVDESHVSLPQFRGMHAADRSRKEVLVDYGFRLPSALDNRPLKFDEFINKAPSYLFVSATPAELEIEKSAVVAKQIIRPTGLLDPIIQIEDSEYQVEKLHDEIKKVVSKNERVLVTVLTKKMAEELTSYYSDLGMKVKYMHSDIDAIERNQIIRELRVGEFDVLVGINLLREGLDIPETSLVAILDADKEGFLRSRTSLVQTMGRAARNQNGKVILFAKKITDSMKYAIDLTNERRAIQEEFNKKHGITPTTTKRSIDENLKLEEYDDVAWKKEKLQKMPAAERKKILVELNKKMQKAAKDLNFEEAIRLRDEIEKLKKL from the coding sequence ATGACAAAATTTAAAGTAAACAGTGAATATAAACCAGCAGGTGATCAGCCTGTTGCAATAGATAAAATAAGTAAATCAATTTTAGATGGAAATAAATATACAACATTAGAAGGTGTTACAGGTTCTGGTAAAACCTATACGATGGCTAAAGTTATTGAAAAAACTCAAAGACCAACTCTTATTATGACTCATAATAAGACATTAGCTGCACAGCTTTATTCAGAGTTTAAACAGTTTTTCCCAAACAATCATGTGGAGTATTTTATTTCTTATTATGATTATTATCAACCAGAAGCATATATTCCAAGAACTGATCTTTTTATTGAAAAAGATTCATCAATTAATAGTGAACTTGAAAGATTAAGACTTAGTGCTACAGCTTCCTTACTTAGCTTTGATGATGTAATTGTTATTGCATCTGTATCTGCAAACTATGGTTTAGGTAATCCAAATGAATATAAAGCAATGGTTCAAAGAATTGAAGTTGGTTTTGAATATTCACAAAGAGAATTTTTACTTAAACTTGTAGAAATGGGTTATAAAAGAAATGATGCTTTTTTTGATAGAGCAGATTTTAGAGTAAATGGAGATGTAATAGATATCTTTCCTGCTTATTATGAAGATGAGTATATTAGAGTTGAGTTCTTTGGTGATGAGGTTGAATCTATCACAAAACATGAGTATTTAACAAATGAAAAAACAAAAGAGCTAGAAGAAGCTATTATTTACTCAGTTAATCCTTTTGTTGTAACAAGTGAAAATTTAGGACGAGCTGTAAAGCAAATAGAAGAAGAATTAGATGAAAGACTTGATTACTTTACAAAAGAAGATAAGTTAGTAGAGTATCAAAGATTAAAGCAAAGAGTAGAGTTTGATTTAGAGATGATTGAAGGTACAGGAATGTGTAAAGGGATTGAAAACTATGCACGTCACTTAACGGGACTAAAACCTGGAGAAACTCCTTATTCTATGATGGACTATTTTGAACAAATAGGAAAAGACTTTTTACTTATAGTAGATGAGTCTCATGTTTCTTTACCTCAGTTTAGAGGAATGCATGCAGCAGATAGAAGTAGAAAAGAAGTACTTGTGGATTATGGATTTAGACTGCCTAGTGCTTTAGATAATAGACCTTTAAAATTTGATGAGTTTATAAATAAAGCACCTTCGTATCTTTTTGTATCTGCAACACCAGCTGAACTTGAAATTGAAAAAAGTGCAGTTGTAGCAAAACAGATTATTAGACCAACAGGGCTTTTAGATCCAATTATTCAAATAGAAGATAGTGAATATCAAGTAGAAAAACTACATGATGAAATCAAAAAAGTAGTTTCAAAAAATGAAAGAGTTTTAGTAACAGTATTAACTAAAAAAATGGCAGAAGAATTAACTTCTTATTATTCTGATTTAGGAATGAAAGTTAAATATATGCACTCTGATATTGATGCAATTGAGAGAAATCAAATTATTAGAGAGCTTAGAGTAGGGGAATTTGATGTTCTTGTAGGAATTAACTTACTTAGAGAGGGACTTGATATTCCAGAAACATCACTTGTAGCTATTTTAGATGCCGATAAGGAAGGTTTTTTAAGAAGTAGAACTTCTCTTGTTCAAACTATGGGAAGGGCAGCAAGAAATCAAAATGGTAAAGTAATTCTTTTTGCAAAAAAAATTACTGATTCTATGAAGTATGCAATTGATTTAACAAATGAAAGAAGAGCTATACAAGAAGAGTTCAATAAGAAACATGGAATAACTCCAACAACAACAAAAAGATCAATAGATGAAAATCTAAAGCTTGAAGAGTATGATGATGTAGCTTGGAAAAAAGAGAAGTTACAAAAAATGCCAGCAGCAGAAAGAAAGAAAATTTTAGTTGAGCTAAATAAAAAAATGCAAAAAGCTGCAAAAGATTTAAACTTTGAAGAAGCAATTAGACTACGTGATGAGATTGAGAAATTAAAAAAATTATAA
- a CDS encoding methyl-accepting chemotaxis protein, translating to MTLFSLGKEESSQLKAINENYAVISFKPDGTILHANNNFLNLLGFSLSEIVGKNHKIFCDETYIKTKEYQDFWIDLNKGNSQISEFKRVKKNKESTFIQASYIPVKNKKGEVYKVIKFAQDITEKKLQNLDHEGQLEAISKSQAVIEFDMSGIILYANKNFLDVVGYTLNEIVGKHHSIFCEDSYKESVEYQQFWRKLNNAEFEAGEFLRIGKNGKKVWIQATYNPIMDFDKKPFKVVKYATDITSRKNKMFEIEHNVEKLSDSLTHLSNTSSSMSQGAKVTMNGSKEVSSSISEVNNSIVNIHQKVEDMLSSIKSISESSSKGKTIALEAQEQSKSTSAAIVKLDEESDKIGEVINIITQIAFQTNILSLNAAVEAATAGEAGKGFAVVAGEVRSLASRSDEAAKEITQAVELIQSLVKSSLESITKIDKTIEEITSMSTYISDSIKKQESVSNDVSHITSKTSSDIGEISNTMNDVSQSSQKTKQESEETLAASKELINVSNELISILKTLK from the coding sequence ATGACACTATTCTCACTTGGTAAAGAAGAATCTTCACAATTAAAAGCTATAAATGAAAATTATGCAGTAATTTCATTTAAACCAGATGGTACAATACTTCATGCAAATAATAACTTTTTAAATCTTTTAGGTTTTTCCTTATCTGAAATAGTGGGGAAAAACCATAAAATATTTTGTGATGAGACTTATATAAAAACTAAAGAATATCAAGATTTTTGGATTGACTTAAATAAAGGAAACTCTCAAATATCAGAATTTAAAAGAGTAAAGAAAAATAAAGAATCAACTTTTATTCAAGCTTCATACATTCCTGTAAAAAATAAAAAAGGTGAAGTTTATAAAGTTATTAAATTTGCACAAGATATTACAGAAAAAAAACTACAGAATTTAGACCATGAAGGTCAATTAGAGGCTATAAGTAAATCTCAAGCTGTAATTGAATTTGATATGAGTGGAATAATACTTTATGCAAATAAAAACTTTCTAGATGTAGTAGGTTATACTTTAAATGAAATTGTAGGTAAACATCATAGTATATTTTGTGAAGATAGTTATAAAGAGTCTGTAGAATATCAACAGTTTTGGAGAAAATTAAATAATGCAGAGTTTGAAGCAGGGGAATTTTTAAGAATAGGTAAAAATGGTAAAAAAGTTTGGATTCAAGCAACTTATAATCCTATTATGGATTTTGATAAAAAACCATTTAAGGTTGTTAAATATGCAACAGATATTACAAGTCGAAAAAATAAAATGTTTGAAATAGAACATAATGTTGAAAAATTGTCAGACTCTTTAACTCATTTATCAAATACTTCTTCTTCAATGAGTCAAGGGGCAAAAGTTACGATGAATGGTTCAAAAGAAGTTTCGTCTTCTATTTCGGAAGTGAATAATTCTATTGTTAATATTCATCAAAAAGTTGAAGATATGTTATCTTCAATAAAAAGTATTTCTGAATCTTCTTCAAAAGGGAAAACGATTGCTCTTGAAGCACAAGAACAGTCAAAAAGTACAAGTGCAGCAATTGTTAAACTTGATGAAGAGTCTGATAAAATTGGAGAAGTAATTAATATAATTACTCAAATTGCTTTTCAGACAAATATATTATCATTAAATGCAGCTGTAGAAGCTGCTACAGCAGGAGAAGCAGGGAAGGGGTTTGCTGTTGTTGCAGGGGAAGTAAGAAGTTTGGCTTCAAGATCAGATGAAGCGGCAAAAGAAATAACTCAAGCAGTAGAGCTTATTCAATCATTAGTTAAAAGTTCTTTAGAATCTATTACAAAGATTGATAAAACTATTGAAGAAATAACTTCAATGTCAACTTATATTTCAGATTCAATAAAAAAGCAAGAAAGTGTATCAAATGATGTTTCTCATATTACTTCTAAAACGAGTAGTGATATTGGAGAAATTTCAAATACTATGAATGATGTATCACAGAGTTCACAAAAAACGAAACAAGAGTCAGAAGAAACGCTAGCTGCTTCAAAAGAGTTAATTAATGTCTCAAATGAATTAATATCAATATTAAAAACACTTAAATAA
- a CDS encoding UDP-2,3-diacylglucosamine diphosphatase, giving the protein MFLKIKENSIFVADSHFNDKNPELLSFLNLIVENKIKPSQLFLMGDIFDFISEESKYFIKKNIKIINLINELSKNIEVIYLEGNHDYNLKTLFPRVLVVKREQQPIYLQYKNNKIAMSHGDIFTPWHYNLYCKIIRNKPLLLFLNSIDFFSFISKAIENSLLKKTICNEMKDFNSFARKRLNCYKNADIVIEGHFHQGKQFSKNNKLYVNIPSLCCNKEYMIFDGEFKGKKL; this is encoded by the coding sequence ATGTTTTTAAAAATAAAAGAAAATTCAATATTTGTTGCTGATTCTCATTTTAATGATAAAAATCCTGAACTTTTATCTTTTTTAAATTTGATAGTTGAAAATAAGATTAAGCCTTCTCAACTTTTTTTAATGGGAGATATTTTTGATTTTATATCTGAAGAAAGTAAATATTTTATTAAAAAAAATATAAAAATAATAAATCTAATTAATGAATTATCAAAAAACATTGAAGTTATTTATTTAGAAGGTAACCATGATTATAACTTAAAAACTCTTTTCCCTAGAGTTTTAGTTGTTAAAAGAGAACAACAACCTATTTATTTACAATATAAAAATAATAAAATTGCAATGTCACATGGAGATATCTTCACTCCATGGCATTATAATTTATATTGTAAAATAATTAGAAATAAGCCACTTTTACTATTTCTAAATTCAATTGATTTTTTTAGTTTTATTTCCAAAGCTATTGAAAATAGTTTATTAAAGAAGACTATTTGTAATGAAATGAAAGACTTTAATAGTTTTGCTAGAAAAAGATTAAATTGTTATAAAAATGCAGATATTGTTATTGAAGGACATTTTCACCAAGGAAAACAATTTTCCAAAAACAACAAACTTTATGTAAATATTCCATCTTTATGTTGTAATAAAGAGTATATGATTTTTGATGGAGAGTTTAAAGGGAAGAAACTGTGA
- the greA gene encoding transcription elongation factor GreA — MDKEPMTRVGYEKITGELEFLKNKERPETVVALDEARQLGDLKENAEYHAAKDKLALIDAQIAELGSVISKAVIIDPENLPHDRVSFGSTVHLVDVNTDEEFTYAIVGGVESNAEKGFISFNSPLAKQLLGKEEGDELTASLPGGETAFEILSVGYRELNL; from the coding sequence ATGGATAAAGAGCCAATGACAAGAGTAGGTTATGAAAAAATAACAGGTGAATTAGAATTTTTAAAAAATAAAGAAAGACCAGAAACTGTAGTAGCCTTAGATGAAGCTAGACAATTAGGTGATTTAAAAGAAAATGCTGAATATCATGCAGCAAAAGATAAACTAGCTTTAATTGATGCTCAAATTGCAGAGCTTGGCTCAGTTATTTCAAAAGCTGTTATTATTGACCCAGAAAATTTACCTCACGATAGAGTAAGTTTTGGTTCAACAGTTCACTTAGTAGATGTAAATACAGATGAGGAGTTTACTTACGCTATAGTTGGTGGTGTAGAATCAAATGCAGAAAAAGGTTTTATTTCTTTTAATTCTCCTTTAGCTAAGCAACTTTTAGGAAAAGAAGAAGGTGATGAGTTAACTGCAAGTCTTCCAGGAGGAGAAACAGCATTTGAAATTTTAAGTGTTGGATATAGAGAACTTAATTTATAA
- the ppk2 gene encoding polyphosphate kinase 2, producing MKIEKLYDKEISDILEYEDFIKVLKENPDENFLKEVHRKYQYRSQEEALRTLQVELIKLQDHLEKHNEKMIILVEGRDASGKGGAIRRITRYMNEKHYRVVALGKPSDVERSQWYFQRYVQQFPKAGEIVIFDRSWYNRSMVEPVFGFCTDKQYETFMNTVTSFEEDLIEHGIHFLKIYFSVSKEEQSNRFKEREENPLKQWKLSEIDLQMQERWNEFTEKKYRMLKETNTEKSPWTIIRSDDKFVARYNAIKTILNKVDYQRRDSRIDFSVDPEIVITAEKELEIMAKSSKININK from the coding sequence ATGAAAATAGAAAAGTTATATGACAAAGAGATATCAGATATTTTAGAATATGAAGATTTTATAAAAGTATTAAAAGAAAATCCTGATGAGAACTTTTTAAAAGAAGTGCATAGAAAATATCAATATAGATCACAAGAAGAAGCTTTAAGAACTCTACAAGTAGAGTTAATAAAGCTTCAGGATCATCTTGAAAAACATAATGAAAAGATGATTATTTTAGTTGAAGGAAGAGATGCTTCAGGAAAAGGTGGAGCAATTAGAAGAATAACAAGATATATGAATGAAAAACATTATCGTGTTGTAGCTTTAGGAAAACCTTCTGATGTAGAAAGAAGTCAGTGGTATTTCCAAAGATATGTACAACAATTCCCTAAAGCAGGTGAAATAGTTATTTTTGATAGGTCTTGGTACAATAGGTCTATGGTAGAACCAGTTTTTGGTTTTTGCACTGATAAGCAGTATGAAACATTTATGAACACAGTAACAAGTTTTGAAGAAGATTTAATTGAGCATGGGATACATTTTCTTAAAATATATTTTTCAGTTTCAAAGGAAGAACAATCAAATAGATTTAAAGAAAGAGAAGAAAATCCTTTAAAACAGTGGAAATTAAGTGAAATAGATTTACAAATGCAAGAAAGATGGAATGAGTTTACAGAAAAGAAATATAGAATGTTAAAGGAAACTAATACAGAAAAATCTCCTTGGACAATAATTAGAAGTGATGATAAGTTTGTAGCAAGATATAATGCTATAAAGACTATATTAAATAAAGTTGATTATCAAAGAAGAGATTCAAGAATTGATTTTTCTGTTGATCCTGAAATTGTTATTACAGCGGAAAAAGAGTTAGAAATTATGGCTAAAAGTTCAAAAATTAATATAAATAAATAA